The Euphorbia lathyris chromosome 2, ddEupLath1.1, whole genome shotgun sequence genome includes a window with the following:
- the LOC136218325 gene encoding RNA demethylase ALKBH10B-like isoform X1 produces MPMEAGPASPTDHIAPVGPAVLPIPAQQVLMADSFAKDAVLSWFRGEFAAANAIIDALCTHLVQLSDGARSDYEPVFAAIHRRRLNWIPVLQMQKYHPIADVALELRRVTDRKLDEKQALEIEMENEVAEHEVSFDVNEKVEDQMPECQETHENDGVHDGGEVVEEEDSPDSDITDSGSQEVQPSSEDINICLTHEDCDARPGQIKLAKGFSAKEHVKGHMVNVVKGLKIHEDVFTESELAKLTDFVNELRVAGQNGELEGETYILFNKQVKGNKRELIQLGVPIFGHIKEDAPSNNETTGNIKPIPVLLESVIDHLIQWHLIPEYKKPNGCIIHYFDEDEYSQPFQKPPHLEQPISTLLISESTMAYGRTLVSDNDGNYRGPLMLSLKAGSLLVMRGNSADMARHVMCPSPNKRVSITFFRVRPEANQIQSPPTSPMAGAMTLWQPSITNPYAMPNGGLGGYEAMDAMPKWGVLRAPVVMLAPMRPMVLSPKRMPQAQGGTGVFLPWTVGSRKPAKHLPPRAQKRHLLALRSHITDSASDTGITIEGK; encoded by the exons ATGCCGATGGAGGCTGGGCCAGCATCGCCGACCGATCATATTGCTCCGGTGGGTCCTGCTGTACTTCCTATTCCTGCGCAACAGGTTTTGATGGCCGACTCCTTCGCCAAGGACGCTGTGCTCTCCTGGTTTCGCGGGGAATTCGCTGCTGCTAACGCTATTATCGATGCGCTCTGTACTCACCTCGTGCAGCTCAGTGATGGAGCAAGATCCGATTATGAGCCGGTTTTCGCGGCCATTCATAGGAGAAGGCTCAATTGGATCCCGGTGCTTCAGATGCAGAAATATCATCCTATTGCTGACGTCGCTTTGGAGCTCAGGCGAGTCACTGACAGGAAATTGGATGAGAAGCAAGCTCTCGAAATTGAAATGGAGAATGAGGTCGCGGAGCATGAGGTCTCTTTCGATGTGAATGAGAAAGTGGAGGACCAAATGCCGGAATGTCAAGAAACTCACGAAAATGATGGTGTCCACGATGGCGGCGAGGTTGTTGAAGAGGAGGATTCACCTGATAGCGATATCACTGATTCAG GATCTCAAGAAGTGCAGCCCTCAAGCGAGGACATAAACATATGTTTGACCCATGAAGATTGTGATGCCCGTCCTGGTCAAATCAAATTGGCAAAAGGTTTCAGTGCTAAGGAACATGTTAAAGGCCACATG GTGAATGTTGTGAAAGGTTTGAAGATACATGAGGATGTATTCACTGAATCTGAGTTGGCCAAGCTGACTGACTTCGTTAATGAACTTCGAGTTGCTGGTCAGAATGGGGAACTTGAAG GGGAGACTTATATTTTATTCAACAAGCAGGTGAAGGGAAACAAGAGAGAGCTGATTCAGCTTGGTGTTCCAATTTTTGGACATATAAAAGAGGATGCTCCAAGTAACAATGAAACAA CAGGTAATATCAAACCAATTCCAGTACTTCTCGAAAGTGTGATTGATCACCTGATCCAGTGGCATCTAATACCTGAATACAAAAAACCAAATGGTTGCATCATTCATTATTTTGATGAG GACGAATATTCACAGCCCTTCCAGAAACCACCACACTTGGAACAGCCGATCTCTACTCTTCTCATATCTGAATCAACAATGGCATATGGACGTACTCTTGTGAGTGATAATGATGGGAATTACAGAGGCCCACTCATGCTTTCACTGAAAGCAGG GTCTCTTTTAGTCATGAGGGGAAACAGTGCAGACATGGCAAGACATGTCATGTGCCCTTCGCCAAACAAAAGGGTCAGCATCACATTCTTTAGAGTGCGGCCAGAAGCAAACCAGATCCAGTCACCACCAACTAGTCCCATGGCTGGTGCCATGACCCTATGGCAACCTAGCATAACAAACCCATATGCAATGCCTAATGGAGGTCTTGGAGGATATGAGGCAATGGATGCAATGCCGAAATGGGGAGTCCTTCGCGCCCCTGTCGTAATGCTAGCTCCTATGCGCCCTATGGTGTTGAGTCCAAAAAGGATGCCTCAGGCTCAGGGTGGTACAGGAGTTTTCTTGCCCTGGACAGTAGGATCCAGAAAGCCCGCAAAGCATCTTCCACCCCGTGCTCAAAAGAGGCACCTGCTTGCATTACGTTCACATATAACAGATTCGGCTTCTGATACAGGCATCACTATTGAAGGAAAATAG
- the LOC136218325 gene encoding RNA demethylase ALKBH10B-like isoform X2, translated as MPMEAGPASPTDHIAPVGPAVLPIPAQQVLMADSFAKDAVLSWFRGEFAAANAIIDALCTHLVQLSDGARSDYEPVFAAIHRRRLNWIPVLQMQKYHPIADVALELRRVTDRKLDEKQALEIEMENEVAEHEVSFDVNEKVEDQMPECQETHENDGVHDGGEVVEEEDSPDSDITDSGSQEVQPSSEDINICLTHEDCDARPGQIKLAKGFSAKEHVKGHMVNVVKGLKIHEDVFTESELAKLTDFVNELRVAGQNGELEGETYILFNKQVKGNKRELIQLGVPIFGHIKEDAPSNNETSNIKPIPVLLESVIDHLIQWHLIPEYKKPNGCIIHYFDEDEYSQPFQKPPHLEQPISTLLISESTMAYGRTLVSDNDGNYRGPLMLSLKAGSLLVMRGNSADMARHVMCPSPNKRVSITFFRVRPEANQIQSPPTSPMAGAMTLWQPSITNPYAMPNGGLGGYEAMDAMPKWGVLRAPVVMLAPMRPMVLSPKRMPQAQGGTGVFLPWTVGSRKPAKHLPPRAQKRHLLALRSHITDSASDTGITIEGK; from the exons ATGCCGATGGAGGCTGGGCCAGCATCGCCGACCGATCATATTGCTCCGGTGGGTCCTGCTGTACTTCCTATTCCTGCGCAACAGGTTTTGATGGCCGACTCCTTCGCCAAGGACGCTGTGCTCTCCTGGTTTCGCGGGGAATTCGCTGCTGCTAACGCTATTATCGATGCGCTCTGTACTCACCTCGTGCAGCTCAGTGATGGAGCAAGATCCGATTATGAGCCGGTTTTCGCGGCCATTCATAGGAGAAGGCTCAATTGGATCCCGGTGCTTCAGATGCAGAAATATCATCCTATTGCTGACGTCGCTTTGGAGCTCAGGCGAGTCACTGACAGGAAATTGGATGAGAAGCAAGCTCTCGAAATTGAAATGGAGAATGAGGTCGCGGAGCATGAGGTCTCTTTCGATGTGAATGAGAAAGTGGAGGACCAAATGCCGGAATGTCAAGAAACTCACGAAAATGATGGTGTCCACGATGGCGGCGAGGTTGTTGAAGAGGAGGATTCACCTGATAGCGATATCACTGATTCAG GATCTCAAGAAGTGCAGCCCTCAAGCGAGGACATAAACATATGTTTGACCCATGAAGATTGTGATGCCCGTCCTGGTCAAATCAAATTGGCAAAAGGTTTCAGTGCTAAGGAACATGTTAAAGGCCACATG GTGAATGTTGTGAAAGGTTTGAAGATACATGAGGATGTATTCACTGAATCTGAGTTGGCCAAGCTGACTGACTTCGTTAATGAACTTCGAGTTGCTGGTCAGAATGGGGAACTTGAAG GGGAGACTTATATTTTATTCAACAAGCAGGTGAAGGGAAACAAGAGAGAGCTGATTCAGCTTGGTGTTCCAATTTTTGGACATATAAAAGAGGATGCTCCAAGTAACAATGAAACAA GTAATATCAAACCAATTCCAGTACTTCTCGAAAGTGTGATTGATCACCTGATCCAGTGGCATCTAATACCTGAATACAAAAAACCAAATGGTTGCATCATTCATTATTTTGATGAG GACGAATATTCACAGCCCTTCCAGAAACCACCACACTTGGAACAGCCGATCTCTACTCTTCTCATATCTGAATCAACAATGGCATATGGACGTACTCTTGTGAGTGATAATGATGGGAATTACAGAGGCCCACTCATGCTTTCACTGAAAGCAGG GTCTCTTTTAGTCATGAGGGGAAACAGTGCAGACATGGCAAGACATGTCATGTGCCCTTCGCCAAACAAAAGGGTCAGCATCACATTCTTTAGAGTGCGGCCAGAAGCAAACCAGATCCAGTCACCACCAACTAGTCCCATGGCTGGTGCCATGACCCTATGGCAACCTAGCATAACAAACCCATATGCAATGCCTAATGGAGGTCTTGGAGGATATGAGGCAATGGATGCAATGCCGAAATGGGGAGTCCTTCGCGCCCCTGTCGTAATGCTAGCTCCTATGCGCCCTATGGTGTTGAGTCCAAAAAGGATGCCTCAGGCTCAGGGTGGTACAGGAGTTTTCTTGCCCTGGACAGTAGGATCCAGAAAGCCCGCAAAGCATCTTCCACCCCGTGCTCAAAAGAGGCACCTGCTTGCATTACGTTCACATATAACAGATTCGGCTTCTGATACAGGCATCACTATTGAAGGAAAATAG
- the LOC136218327 gene encoding uncharacterized protein — MNFFKSVFADEEEPDSPKSDSKPSDNQSPPDPDPYSPPSQHNHNPNPIDSTSSDAAAAASGWTFGSLIKTLSTKSESVIEIYRRDLKEFGSGLKKEIEVAHGSLENVGHTIDEISSTVLKGTAQIISQGKEAILAADQESDSSDNNNERSLASPQSLNSKPYSRFDTQVRAIQGDAGTYCEEPEDLDDYEKWKPGFVLEEKREEIESLLEENGTLESIHKRVVPNSIGEETFWCRYYYKIYKLKLAEDLRANLVKRAISREEEDLSWDVDDDDDENPEREHQTESSFTSKGNLKEIEDSAAARDEMENDKSEKIVKSDEQIEGLKEDISVEEPKPKDSSTSSSDEKVEFDKSKEDTESKPDEKAGAEGKGENGESSKDSDVSVISSHPSIPEEEDLGWDEIEDLSSIDERKVSQSGSPKIGDLRKRLSGAAEEEEDLSWDIEDDDEPVKA; from the coding sequence ATGAATTTCTTCAAGTCAGTATTTGCAGATGAGGAAGAACCGGATTCTCCTAAATCCGATTCAAAACCCTCCGATAACCAGTCTCCACCGGACCCAGATCCCTACTCACCACCATCGCAACACAATCACAACCCTAATCCCATCGATTCTACCAGTAGtgatgctgctgctgctgcgaGTGGGTGGACCTTTGGGAGTCTAATCAAAACCCTGTCAACCAAATCTGAATCCGTCATCGAAATCTATCGTCGCGATCTAAAGGAATTTGGGTCCGGTTTGAAGAAGGAGATCGAGGTAGCCCATGGATCTCTTGAAAATGTTGGGCACACTATTGACGAGATTAGTAGCACTGTGTTGAAAGGTACTGCACAGATCATTTCTCAGGGAAAAGAGGCAATCCTTGCCGCTGATCAGGAATCAGATTCCTCTGATAATAATAACGAAAGAAGCCTTGCTAGTCCACAGAGCTTGAATTCAAAACCTTATAGTCGTTTTGATACTCAGGTACGTGCAATTCAAGGCGATGCCGGTACTTATTGTGAGGAGCCAGAGGATTTGGATGATTATGAGAAATGGAAACCCGGGTTTGTTTTAGaggagaagagagaagaaattGAGAGCTTGCTTGAGGAGAATGGCACCCTAGAAAGTATACATAAAAGAGTTGTTCCAAATAGTATCGGTGAGGAGACATTTTGGTGTAGATATTATTATAAGATTTACAAGCTCAAGCTAGCTGAAGATTTGAGAGCTAATCTTGTGAAACGAGCAATTTCAAGGGAAGAGGAGGACTTGAGTTGGGatgttgatgatgatgatgatgagaatcCGGAGAGGGAACATCAAACTGAGAGCAGTTTTACTTCAAAAGGCAATTTGAAGGAAATTGAAGATTCTGCTGCTGCAAGAGATGAAATGGAAAATGACAAGTCTGAGAAAATTGTGAAGAGTGATGAACAAATTGAGGGTTTGAAGGAGGATATCTCTGTGGAGGAACCAAAACCAAAGGATTCGTCTACATCTAGCAGTGATGAGAAAGTGGAATTTGATAAGAGCAAGGAAGATACTGAATCAAAACCTGATGagaaagcaggagctgaagggaAGGGTGAGAATGGAGAATCTTCAAAGgatagtgatgtttcagttataTCGAGTCATCCATCAATCCCAGAAGAGGAAGATCTCGGGTGGGATGAAATTGAAGATCTGAGCAGCAttgatgagaggaaagtgagTCAGAGTGGAAGTCCAAAGATTGGTGATTTACGGAAACGATTGAGTGGTGCTGCAGAGGAAGAGGAGGATTTGAGTTGGGATattgaagatgatgatgaaCCAGTTAAAGCTTGA